One genomic region from Microcella humidisoli encodes:
- the nagA gene encoding N-acetylglucosamine-6-phosphate deacetylase yields the protein MPTLLTNASLLDADGRRDGWVLIDGDRIAAAGLTGVDAPAPATTTIDLHGRTLTPGFIDLHGHGGGGAAFDNGAEEIATALAVHRSHGTTRSVISLVANPLVDVRESLSLVAGLAEADPTIVGAHLEGPFLAIGRRGAHAPEFLRQPDPQTIQGLIDAGRGTIRQVTIAPELPGALDAVRQFADAGIVVAIGHTEADEHIARAAFDAGATLVTHVFNAMPGIHHRDPGPIAAAFDDDRVALELVADGVHVHPSIVQMVFRAAPHRVALVTDAMAAAGGADGHYRLGSLNVDVRDGIAHLADTSTIAGSTLTQDSALRHAVMVAGVHESAAVEALTRTPACVLGRDDEWGSLAAGYAADLVVLDEHWRVERVWAAGAEVGASA from the coding sequence GTGCCGACGCTGCTGACGAACGCGAGCCTGCTCGACGCCGACGGTCGGCGAGACGGCTGGGTGCTGATCGACGGCGATCGCATCGCCGCCGCCGGGCTGACGGGGGTGGATGCTCCGGCTCCCGCCACGACCACGATCGACCTGCACGGCCGCACCCTGACGCCGGGCTTCATCGACCTGCACGGGCACGGCGGCGGCGGAGCCGCCTTCGACAACGGTGCGGAGGAGATCGCCACGGCGCTCGCGGTGCACCGGTCGCACGGCACGACCCGGTCGGTCATCTCGCTCGTCGCCAATCCGCTCGTCGACGTGCGCGAGTCGCTGTCGCTCGTCGCGGGCCTCGCCGAGGCCGATCCGACGATCGTCGGCGCGCACCTCGAGGGCCCGTTCCTGGCGATCGGCCGCCGCGGCGCGCACGCCCCCGAGTTCTTGCGCCAGCCCGACCCGCAGACCATCCAGGGCCTCATCGACGCCGGGCGCGGAACCATCCGGCAGGTCACCATCGCGCCCGAGCTGCCCGGCGCCCTCGACGCCGTGCGGCAGTTCGCCGACGCCGGCATCGTCGTGGCGATCGGCCACACCGAGGCTGACGAGCACATCGCGCGGGCGGCCTTCGACGCGGGGGCGACGCTCGTGACGCACGTGTTCAACGCGATGCCGGGCATCCACCATCGCGACCCCGGCCCGATCGCGGCGGCGTTCGACGACGACCGCGTCGCGCTCGAGCTCGTCGCCGATGGCGTGCACGTGCACCCCTCGATCGTGCAGATGGTGTTCCGTGCCGCACCCCACCGGGTGGCGCTCGTCACCGACGCGATGGCGGCGGCGGGCGGGGCCGACGGGCACTACCGCCTCGGCTCGCTCAACGTCGACGTGCGCGACGGCATCGCGCACCTCGCGGACACCTCGACGATCGCCGGCTCGACGTTGACCCAGGATTCCGCGCTGCGGCACGCGGTCATGGTCGCGGGCGTGCACGAGAGCGCGGCCGTCGAGGCGCTCACGCGCACGCCCGCGTGCGTGCTCGGTCGCGACGACGAGTGGGGCTCGCTCGCCGCGGGGTACGCGGCCGACCTCGTGGTGCTCGACGAGCACTGGCGGGTCGAGCGCGTGTGGGCAGCGGGCGCGGAAGTCGGAGCGAGCGCATGA
- the purU gene encoding formyltetrahydrofolate deformylase, with amino-acid sequence MSETPHHWIVTLVCDDRPGIVHAVTGAIVAAEGNITELQQFSSLGSGRFFLRLQTETRADRDELLAALQPVIDRYGMLCRIDAVGRPLRTLVLVSKAAHCLNDLLFRQRSGHLPIEIPLVLGNHPDLSELAAFYDVPFESRPVTTADEKAAMEARILEVVEQHDIELVVLARYMQIFSPELCAALEGRAINIHHSFLPGFKGANPYARAHARGVKLIGATAHFVTSDLDEGPIIEQNVTRVDHSRSPDELVVIGRDIESRTLSQAVRWFAEDRVLLDGQRTIIFT; translated from the coding sequence GTGAGCGAGACCCCCCACCACTGGATCGTGACGCTCGTCTGCGACGACCGCCCCGGCATCGTGCACGCCGTCACGGGCGCCATCGTCGCGGCCGAGGGCAACATCACCGAGCTGCAGCAGTTCTCGAGCCTCGGCTCGGGCCGCTTCTTCCTGCGACTGCAGACCGAGACGCGTGCCGACCGCGACGAGCTGCTCGCCGCACTGCAGCCCGTGATCGACCGCTACGGCATGCTGTGCCGCATCGACGCCGTCGGCCGGCCGCTGCGCACCCTCGTGCTCGTCTCGAAGGCCGCGCACTGTCTCAACGACCTCCTGTTCCGCCAGCGCAGCGGGCACCTGCCGATCGAGATACCCCTCGTGCTCGGCAACCATCCCGACCTCAGCGAGCTCGCCGCGTTCTACGACGTGCCGTTCGAGTCGCGCCCGGTCACGACGGCCGATGAGAAGGCCGCCATGGAGGCCCGCATTCTCGAGGTCGTCGAGCAGCACGACATCGAGCTCGTCGTGCTCGCCCGCTACATGCAGATCTTCTCGCCCGAGCTGTGCGCGGCGCTCGAGGGTCGCGCCATCAACATCCACCACTCTTTCCTGCCCGGCTTCAAGGGTGCGAACCCCTACGCGCGGGCGCACGCCCGCGGGGTCAAGCTCATCGGCGCGACGGCGCACTTCGTCACGAGCGATCTCGACGAGGGGCCGATCATCGAGCAGAACGTTACGCGCGTCGACCACTCCCGCTCGCCCGATGAGCTCGTCGTGATCGGCCGCGACATCGAGAGTCGCACGCTCAGCCAGGCCGTGCGCTGGTTCGCCGAAGACCGCGTGCTGCTCGACGGGCAGCGCACGATCATCTTCACCTAG
- a CDS encoding MFS transporter yields the protein MRLPWSSLLLLSAGIFVAVTSEFLPIGLLPQLRDELGITEAQVGMLITVFAGTVVVATAPLTHLTRAVPRKRLLIVLLAIFAVANLVAALAPSYAVLVVARVIGGAAHGVFWAVVSPYAARLVPPERLASAVAIATSGATVATVAGVPLGTLLGSVVGWRASFAVIAGLVVVIAALIVAVLPPVEHRTHARDAVVGRPARDATLAPVLVLCTTVVLVTLGHATFYTYIAAWVIDVAGFEGSAVAGVLLLFGAAGAIGVAVAGVLGDRFPRALLPVLLVGVGLSVAGLAALAAHPFAVIVLIVLWSAFLGGVPVIFQARLLQTASPALLDIAAAWLTVAFNIGIGGGALLGGFVIGAWSLAALPLVTVALLLAAIGLVAVVGGLARPSRHQISTESAAS from the coding sequence GTGCGCCTGCCCTGGTCATCGCTGCTGCTGCTGTCGGCCGGCATCTTCGTGGCGGTCACGAGCGAATTCTTGCCGATTGGGCTGCTGCCCCAGCTGCGCGACGAGCTCGGCATCACCGAGGCCCAGGTGGGGATGCTCATCACGGTCTTCGCAGGAACCGTCGTCGTCGCGACCGCGCCGCTGACGCACCTGACGCGAGCGGTGCCGCGCAAGCGTCTTCTCATCGTGCTGCTGGCCATCTTCGCCGTGGCCAACCTCGTCGCCGCACTCGCCCCCAGCTACGCGGTGCTCGTGGTCGCTCGCGTCATCGGAGGTGCCGCCCACGGAGTGTTCTGGGCGGTCGTGTCGCCGTATGCCGCGCGGCTCGTGCCGCCGGAACGCCTCGCGAGCGCGGTCGCGATCGCGACGTCCGGTGCGACCGTGGCGACCGTCGCGGGCGTGCCGCTCGGAACGCTGTTGGGGTCAGTCGTCGGCTGGCGCGCGTCGTTCGCCGTCATCGCCGGACTCGTCGTGGTGATCGCGGCGCTCATCGTCGCCGTGCTGCCGCCGGTCGAGCACCGCACCCACGCACGCGACGCCGTCGTCGGCCGACCGGCACGCGATGCGACGCTCGCCCCCGTGCTCGTGCTCTGCACCACGGTCGTCCTCGTCACCCTCGGGCACGCCACCTTCTACACGTACATCGCGGCCTGGGTCATCGACGTCGCGGGATTCGAGGGCAGTGCCGTGGCGGGCGTCCTGCTGCTCTTCGGTGCTGCGGGCGCCATCGGCGTCGCGGTCGCCGGCGTGCTCGGCGACCGCTTCCCGCGCGCGCTCCTGCCCGTGCTGCTCGTCGGCGTGGGGCTCTCGGTCGCGGGCCTCGCGGCGCTCGCCGCGCATCCGTTCGCGGTCATCGTGCTGATCGTGCTGTGGAGCGCGTTCTTGGGCGGGGTGCCGGTCATCTTCCAGGCGCGCCTGCTGCAGACCGCATCCCCCGCCCTGCTCGACATCGCGGCGGCGTGGCTGACGGTCGCGTTCAACATCGGTATCGGCGGGGGCGCGCTGCTCGGAGGGTTCGTCATCGGTGCGTGGTCGCTCGCCGCGCTGCCGCTCGTCACTGTCGCGCTGCTGCTCGCGGCGATCGGGCTCGTCGCCGTCGTCGGCGGGCTCGCCCGCCCGTCACGCCATCAGATCTCGACGGAGTCTGCCGCCTCCTGA
- a CDS encoding low temperature requirement protein A, translating to MTRYLPVIRLFRSREAGADRVAFIELFFDLVFVFAVTQLSHHLIEHVTFRGALETLVMLVAVWWVWIYTTWVTNWMNPEKGPVRWMLIALMLAGLVLSTAIPYAFDDRGLQFALAYLVMQIGRTLFVVVSYRRVGEPQAALNLTRITIWFVYSAPFWISGALIGGDLQLVLWSIALAIELSAPAVRYWVPGIKASPIESWQVAGGHMAERAGLFMILALGESIIVTGTLFSRAEITTSSVLALLAAFVGTILFWLLYFSHGAEHGTRFISASAQTGRIARLTYTYLHMVLVGGVVLLAVGDDLVLAHPDDPLDAATNAIVVGAAALYLLGNLLFKRSIGRPWLRSHLLGMAALTVLWALAPLVPGMTPLALTWIVNGIVALVVVIDEYVWPTDEEAEREVQEAADSVEI from the coding sequence GTGACCCGCTACCTGCCCGTAATCCGCCTGTTCCGCAGCCGCGAGGCCGGCGCCGACCGCGTCGCGTTCATCGAGCTGTTCTTCGACCTCGTCTTCGTGTTCGCGGTCACGCAGCTCTCGCACCACCTCATCGAGCACGTGACCTTTCGGGGCGCGCTCGAGACCCTCGTGATGCTCGTGGCCGTGTGGTGGGTGTGGATCTACACGACGTGGGTCACGAACTGGATGAACCCCGAGAAGGGCCCCGTGCGGTGGATGCTCATCGCCCTGATGCTCGCCGGTCTCGTGCTGAGCACCGCGATCCCCTACGCCTTCGACGATCGAGGCCTGCAGTTCGCCCTCGCCTATCTCGTCATGCAAATCGGGCGCACCCTCTTCGTGGTCGTGAGCTATCGCCGCGTCGGCGAACCGCAGGCCGCGCTCAACCTGACGCGCATCACGATCTGGTTCGTCTACTCGGCGCCCTTCTGGATCTCCGGGGCGCTCATCGGCGGTGACCTGCAGCTCGTGCTGTGGTCGATCGCTCTCGCCATCGAGCTCTCCGCGCCGGCCGTGCGCTACTGGGTGCCGGGCATCAAGGCCTCGCCGATCGAGAGCTGGCAGGTGGCCGGCGGCCACATGGCAGAACGTGCGGGGCTGTTCATGATCCTCGCCCTCGGCGAGTCGATCATCGTCACCGGCACGCTCTTCAGCCGCGCCGAGATCACGACGTCGAGCGTGCTCGCCCTGCTCGCCGCCTTCGTCGGCACGATCTTGTTCTGGCTGCTGTACTTCAGTCACGGGGCCGAGCACGGCACCCGCTTCATCAGCGCCTCGGCGCAGACGGGTCGCATCGCGCGGCTCACCTACACCTACCTGCACATGGTGCTCGTGGGCGGGGTCGTGCTGCTCGCGGTCGGCGACGACCTCGTGCTCGCGCATCCCGATGACCCGCTCGATGCCGCCACGAACGCGATCGTCGTGGGGGCCGCGGCCCTCTACCTGCTCGGCAACCTGCTGTTCAAGCGCTCGATCGGGCGGCCGTGGCTGCGCTCGCACCTGCTCGGCATGGCGGCGCTCACGGTGCTCTGGGCCCTCGCGCCGCTCGTACCCGGCATGACGCCGCTCGCGCTCACCTGGATCGTCAACGGCATCGTCGCGCTCGTTGTCGTGATCGACGAGTACGTCTGGCCCACCGATGAGGAGGCCGAGCGCGAGGTTCAGGAGGCGGCAGACTCCGTCGAGATCTGA
- a CDS encoding MFS transporter, protein MSSADRPFPWVGLVTLATAIFVLVTSEFLPTGLLPVMARDLAVTESQIGLLITIFAGTVVVSAAPLAALTRHYSRKSLLLAVLAVFALANVLAAIAPSYELLIGARVLGGLAHGLFWAIAGAYAGHLVPRHQLARAVAVTSAGGTTAFVLGVPLGTALGIALGWRAAFGVIAAVVVVLVVLVIRFLPAVDHRVTLATGEIKVPVRRDPTMPSVLFICLLVVIIVTGHNVFYTYIAPFVLDTAGFAPEALSILLFLYGGAGAIGLVLAGVVGGRYLRGGLYGMLAGVILAVSVLALFAGVPVVVVIAFVVWGAAFGGLPTLLQTRLLQVASPNVRDVGAALLTTSFNIGIGGGAAIGAVLFSFSGTTWLPWVEAGALALAILALIIMEARRRARGVPLVTRPIAIVEAESP, encoded by the coding sequence ATGTCTTCTGCTGATCGCCCGTTCCCCTGGGTCGGGCTCGTCACCCTCGCCACCGCCATCTTCGTGCTCGTCACGAGCGAGTTCCTGCCGACGGGACTGCTGCCCGTCATGGCGCGCGACCTCGCCGTCACCGAGTCGCAGATCGGCCTGCTCATCACGATCTTCGCGGGCACCGTCGTGGTCTCGGCGGCCCCGCTCGCGGCGCTCACCCGGCACTACTCGCGCAAGAGCCTGCTGCTCGCCGTGCTCGCGGTCTTCGCGCTCGCGAACGTGCTCGCCGCGATCGCGCCGAGCTACGAGCTGCTCATCGGCGCCCGGGTGCTCGGTGGGCTTGCGCACGGCCTGTTCTGGGCTATCGCGGGCGCCTACGCCGGGCACCTCGTGCCGCGGCACCAGCTCGCGCGTGCCGTCGCCGTCACGAGTGCGGGCGGCACGACGGCCTTCGTGCTCGGCGTGCCGCTCGGCACCGCGCTCGGCATCGCGCTCGGGTGGCGGGCCGCGTTCGGCGTCATCGCGGCCGTCGTGGTCGTGCTCGTCGTGCTCGTCATCCGGTTCCTGCCCGCCGTGGACCACCGCGTGACGCTCGCGACGGGCGAGATCAAGGTGCCCGTGCGGCGCGACCCCACGATGCCCTCCGTGCTCTTCATCTGCCTGCTCGTCGTCATCATCGTCACGGGCCACAACGTCTTCTACACCTACATCGCGCCGTTCGTGCTCGACACCGCGGGCTTCGCGCCCGAGGCGCTCAGCATCCTGCTCTTCCTCTACGGCGGCGCGGGTGCCATCGGCCTCGTGCTGGCGGGCGTGGTCGGCGGGCGGTACCTGCGGGGCGGGCTGTACGGGATGCTCGCGGGGGTCATCCTCGCCGTCAGCGTTCTGGCGCTCTTCGCCGGGGTTCCCGTGGTCGTCGTCATCGCGTTCGTCGTGTGGGGCGCAGCATTCGGCGGCCTGCCGACGCTGCTGCAGACGCGCCTGCTGCAGGTGGCCTCGCCCAACGTGCGCGACGTCGGCGCGGCGCTGCTGACGACCTCGTTCAACATCGGCATCGGCGGCGGGGCCGCGATCGGCGCCGTGCTGTTCTCGTTCTCGGGCACGACCTGGCTGCCGTGGGTCGAGGCGGGCGCGCTCGCGCTCGCGATCCTCGCCCTCATCATCATGGAGGCGCGGCGGCGGGCGCGCGGCGTGCCGCTCGTGACCCGTCCGATCGCGATCGTCGAGGCCGAGTCGCCGTAG
- a CDS encoding low temperature requirement protein A, with protein sequence MSNRANSGLRVNLLRPSSGSGSERADRVSFVELFFDLVFVFALTQLSDVVAHVDSVPSGVVAVVLLLAMWWLWMQTTWTTNWLDPQRLEVRAMLIALAFVGLVVSLSLQEASGERALVFALAYVGLQVGRTLAMIAATAHHDRAANADFRRMAAWFALSGVAWIAGALLGGTALVVLWVFAVVIDYLGAAVSYRTPVLGRGDMERWDLSAAHIAERASLFVIIALGETFLVTGFAFVAEELTVERSLALVSAFLSAAAMWWFYFDQGEWWGERRLEKGAKTGAIARSAYAYAHVVIIGGIVLTGVADKLVVGKPDTWSTIAIVSIVGGPALYLLGCAIFRRIVGAPGVLVAAVAGLGMLALAPLALIASPVLVSLSATALLVATAALDTALRVRRGGKSRG encoded by the coding sequence TGTTCGTCTTCGCGCTCACGCAACTGAGCGACGTCGTCGCACACGTCGACTCGGTGCCCTCAGGGGTTGTCGCGGTCGTACTGCTGCTGGCGATGTGGTGGCTCTGGATGCAGACCACCTGGACGACGAACTGGCTCGACCCGCAGCGGCTCGAAGTGCGGGCGATGCTCATCGCGCTCGCCTTCGTCGGCCTCGTCGTGTCGCTCTCGCTGCAGGAGGCCTCGGGCGAGCGCGCGCTCGTCTTCGCCCTCGCCTACGTCGGCCTGCAAGTGGGGCGCACGCTCGCGATGATCGCGGCGACCGCACACCACGATCGGGCCGCGAACGCAGACTTCCGGCGCATGGCCGCGTGGTTCGCGCTGAGCGGCGTCGCCTGGATCGCCGGCGCTCTGCTCGGCGGCACCGCCCTCGTCGTGCTCTGGGTGTTCGCCGTCGTCATCGACTACCTCGGCGCGGCCGTGTCGTACCGCACGCCCGTGCTGGGCCGCGGCGACATGGAGCGTTGGGACCTCTCGGCGGCGCACATCGCCGAGCGGGCATCCCTCTTCGTCATCATCGCGCTCGGCGAGACCTTCCTCGTCACGGGCTTCGCCTTCGTCGCCGAAGAGCTGACCGTCGAGCGTTCGCTGGCGCTCGTCAGTGCGTTCCTCTCGGCCGCGGCCATGTGGTGGTTCTACTTCGACCAGGGCGAGTGGTGGGGCGAGCGGCGCTTGGAAAAAGGCGCGAAGACGGGCGCGATCGCGCGGTCCGCCTACGCCTACGCGCACGTCGTCATCATCGGCGGCATCGTGCTGACGGGCGTCGCCGACAAGCTCGTCGTCGGAAAACCCGACACCTGGTCGACGATCGCGATCGTCAGCATCGTCGGCGGACCGGCGCTGTACCTGCTGGGCTGCGCGATCTTCCGCCGTATCGTGGGCGCGCCGGGCGTGCTCGTCGCGGCCGTCGCCGGCCTCGGGATGCTCGCCCTGGCCCCCCTCGCCCTCATCGCATCACCCGTGCTCGTGTCGCTCAGTGCCACGGCCCTGCTCGTGGCCACGGCCGCGCTCGACACCGCACTGCGGGTGCGCCGCGGAGGAAAGTCGCGCGGGTAG